The following proteins are encoded in a genomic region of Dyadobacter sp. UC 10:
- a CDS encoding sugar MFS transporter: MRPLVIIGFLFFVFGFVTWMNSVLVPYLQIACELNHFQSQLVGFAFYISYFVMAVPSGMLLKRTGFKNGMALGLAVMAVGSLVFIPAAFVRTFELFLIGLFIQGTGLAILQTASNPYVTVLGPMEGAAQRISLMGICNGVAGILGPLALGFVLLDNTQEQIDAIASLSVVERAKELDALALKVINPYIVITIVLIALAVFVQKSSLPELEGEADDSGILGNKKPAGIWSHAHLLLGVATLFFYTGVEVIAGNTIIGYASFKGVDMASARFFTSFTLTSMLAGYLIGIFSIPRFISQRTALTGSAVLGVAFALAAIFTEGSTSVFFIAFLGFANALVFPSIWPLALDGLGALLNLGSALLVMAIAGGAVIPLVYGYYADQHDPQSAYWLLVPCYLFILYYSLSGYKAGKREETFNA, translated from the coding sequence ATGCGCCCACTCGTTATCATCGGTTTTCTGTTTTTCGTTTTCGGGTTTGTGACGTGGATGAATTCCGTGCTGGTCCCATACCTGCAGATTGCCTGCGAGCTCAATCATTTTCAGTCGCAGCTGGTGGGGTTTGCTTTCTATATCAGCTATTTCGTGATGGCGGTACCGTCGGGAATGCTTTTGAAAAGAACCGGTTTCAAAAATGGGATGGCGCTGGGATTGGCTGTAATGGCGGTAGGCTCACTGGTTTTCATTCCGGCAGCATTTGTAAGAACATTTGAGCTTTTTCTGATCGGATTGTTTATCCAGGGAACGGGTCTGGCTATTTTACAAACAGCTTCCAATCCTTACGTTACCGTTTTGGGGCCTATGGAAGGTGCGGCGCAGCGGATCAGCCTGATGGGTATCTGCAATGGCGTCGCGGGAATACTCGGGCCGCTCGCATTGGGCTTTGTGCTTCTTGACAATACACAGGAACAAATTGATGCGATCGCATCGCTTTCAGTTGTGGAAAGGGCAAAAGAACTGGATGCACTGGCGCTTAAAGTGATCAACCCTTACATTGTGATCACGATTGTCCTGATTGCGCTGGCTGTTTTTGTACAAAAATCATCCCTGCCTGAACTGGAAGGAGAAGCTGACGATTCAGGGATTTTGGGAAACAAAAAACCTGCCGGGATCTGGTCTCACGCACATTTGCTGCTGGGTGTGGCAACATTGTTTTTTTACACAGGCGTGGAGGTGATCGCGGGCAATACGATTATCGGTTATGCATCTTTTAAAGGCGTGGATATGGCGAGCGCGCGGTTTTTTACCTCATTTACACTCACTTCCATGCTTGCCGGATATTTGATCGGAATTTTCAGTATTCCACGGTTTATCAGTCAGCGCACCGCACTCACAGGCTCTGCGGTATTAGGAGTTGCTTTTGCGCTGGCGGCTATCTTTACGGAAGGCAGCACTTCTGTCTTCTTCATTGCTTTTCTCGGTTTCGCCAATGCGCTCGTTTTTCCGTCGATCTGGCCGCTGGCGCTGGACGGGCTTGGTGCATTACTCAACCTCGGCTCGGCTTTATTGGTAATGGCGATCGCGGGCGGGGCGGTAATCCCGCTAGTATACGGTTACTATGCCGATCAGCACGACCCGCAGTCGGCTTATTGGCTGCTGGTGCCTTGCTATTTGTTTATTCTTTATTACTCCCTGTCGGGTTACAAAGCCGGCAAGCGGGAGGAAACATTTAATGCCTGA